The sequence ACGTTTGAGAGGAACTGGACCTTTGCTCATATACCACTCAGCTAGGTTATTCCAATCCGATGTGGGACTACAAGTatcaacactcccccgcacttgtgggctcgTTCATGCAATGCCCAATAAGTGGACACAGGTAGAGATGATGTCCAAATGGACCGAGTCTTTGCTCTAATACCATATTATCCAGCCCAAACACATCAAGGTGATATTATTTGCTCTGGGCCAAAGGCCAACACATGTATGTTCTTTTGGGCCGTCTCCGAAGTACTTAGCCCTAGAAAACAAGTCACACGTGTGAGAGGAGTTGGATCTTTGCTTATATACCACTTAGTTGGGTTATGCCAATCCGATGTGAGACTACAAGTCTTGACAATATATAAATCTTCTACATAATTTCTCTATAAGACAAAAGGAGTAAGCAAAAATTGCACACAGATCATATAAGGATCTGCATGTGTGCATGAGGAAATGTGACGAAGAGAACAAACTCGCAAAAAGGAATCTTCAGAAGAAATATCGCAACATATCATTTTTGGAAGATGTGATTGGAACAGTAGATACTTTAAGAAATATAATTAGTTTTCAAGAAGTAATTGGCAATCATTAACTAGAAAGTCTTCGTTTTGCATTAGTCAATGGTATTGTGTTTTGTAGTTTTGAGTTTCAATATTGAAGCAATTACGTTAGACTAAAGGAGGTCAGAAAAATGCATTAAAATAAAATCAGAATTTGCCAAGGCTTAGAACAGCTATAAACAGGCCTTTTTTGTAAGCACTTGGGCAAGAGAATTCCGGAATAAAAATACTTATTTTGTGATATTTCTCTAGGTTACAACTAGAAAATTTGAAAGTGATGCATTCTCAACTTAGGATAAGATCTGTCCAAGCAGAAGGATTCCTCCCAAACTCTCAATCCATGGCCCTTTTAACTCATCCTACCATATTTTCAACTTAAAACACAGGTTTCCTGGGCAGCTGCAGTTTAACCAGAAGTACTTGGCTGCATCAACATGTGTCCTGTTTGCCACAGATTAAACGCCATAGAATAAATCAAACTAAATGTTGTCATGGCATTCTCATAGTTGAGTTTACATTTAGCCCCTCACTACTCTTTATTagcattattattttatattccaCTCTCTAATAGAAACGAAGGCATTCATATGAAAACAGGAAAATATTAAATCTTCTCTAGCCACTACTTGCAGAAACAGAAGGCTCACCTCTCTGTCCATCGGAAAAGGATCGGTTAAGATCTTCTCCTGCAGACTTTGTAATCATCACCACAGGAATCGATATATTTAGTGCAGTATCATTTTCAGAACAGACCATCTTGTAAAGATCTGAAATAATTGCCAAGAAGAAAGGAACTTGGAATTCAATAACAATAAATTACAAAATGTAACatcgtaatcaaaattcaattgtTTACAGTACAATAGATAAGATTGTCTAAAATGTAAGTATGTTGACACATGGACAACCTTCTTTGTCATTTATTACAACCAGGGCCGCAGCACCTTCTGCTTGTGCAACTTCTGCTTTAGTTGTGAAGGCACAATTACCACGTAAGGCCAACGCAATAGAGCCAGATATCTAAAGAgcaaagaaaggaaggaaaacattctttagagaaaattgaaatattgTCCCATTCATTCAATGCTTTCAATGAACAATGATGATCATCAGACACCAACTAAAATATGTGCCCATAATGCTTTTGGAAAACATGCTATGAAACGATACAAATTATTGAGGTATGGCATTGAATCCATACTCTATGGATAAAAATAAATCAGAAACTTCAGAAGATTTCAAGGAATTTTTCCTTTCTGTGCAATATATATAGCGAGACAATCTCAGTCACCTGAGGAGAAAAAATTTACCTTTACTTTTGAAGAGGAACTTGAGCAGCCATTTAATGGATTTGAGAGAACTGCAGATAATCTCTGACTTTGTTTATCCTGAGAAGGTAATATAGTCCCAAATCTTGCACTTAACCCAGCAAAAGCTTCACCTTCAATTCCATTGACCCAGTTCTTAATCTTGACCTGAAAATTGCATATTAGAAAACAAGACATTCAGCTCAATCGCTATATGTCTTATACTCAAAATCCAAATGTAGAAATGACATAGTAATACCCAACAAATTACATAACTGCAGTAATGCAAACACAAATTCGTAAAAAATCTTTTCATTTCCATAAGTCTTCCGTTTCTCAGATTTTGTTTAACAACATCTATGGCGATTCAAGTGCAACTGTTTCTATCAAAGCAAAATAGAGAGTCTTTCAGCCTAGTCGTTCCTTTGTTGAACTTTTACGGCTCAGACCTACTTATGCTTTTTAACCAAGGTAAACTTTAATGACCAATTCGGTAATTCTGCCTATTTTCTGTTTGCTCCACCGTTCCAACTTCCAAGAGGCATTGGAGAACCATTTATACTTGGAAGCATAGATCATCAAGCAGGAGTTCAAGATGGCATGGCTTAATTAGGTAGTTTACAGCAGAACTATAGCATCTGAAGAAACAATAGAAATATGATCTCGTATGCTCAAAATTAACATTAACATCAAACCATGCCAAACACTGAACCATGATTGACTCTCCTTAATAGCACCATTGCATTCGAATAAGATAACAAATTACAAATTGCTCAATGCCATTCCCATTTCAAAGACAGGATTAGATTTGTCTAATTTACCAGAAATTTTTaagaaagcaaaagcaaaatcaaATCAGGAAACTAAAACAATACCGACTAGTTCAAGAAGAAAATATCCGAAATTACCAATTTGTAGGGATTGTCGCAGGAAGGAGAACTGGGGGAGGAATCGTCGTCAAGGGAGGCATCGTCAGCAGCGGCGGTGAATGAAAGACCAATCAGCAACAGACAAAGAAGAGCGCCTCCGCCAACGCGGCGGTGACGCAGTGACGGTGATGCCATGGATTGCTGGTTAATGATCAAGGGAAGAGAGAACAAAAGGAGGTTGCGaacgaaaagaaaaggagaggaaaGGATTTCTCCTCTTTTCCTCTACCTCAAAAAAAATAACGAGAAAATtactaaaaagaaaagaaattagacACCCAGCAAAATTTGACATATATTTTCGTAATTAGTTAATTTTATCTGGAAATTTGCGTTAGATCTACATATATTCAAAATCCAATAATTCATGTGGctttaaaataatgaaaaaaaaatacaagtatACAAGTATATGAGCCAAGGGCCCGTTGACCGGGAACGCCCATTGACTCAGGTCAACTGTTCGTGCAAGGCCCCGCCCAATAGTTTGTAACGGGTTGGGCCAGAATTTTTTACCCAGCCTGTAACTGACGGCCAGCCATGTCATGCCCGTGCCGGCCCCctccatttttaaaaaaatgaaattatttaattattacaTAGGCGAATAAATATCACAAAAGATATGGTGTAAATGTGTAATACATAGGTTTTGATATAATAGTCACCGAAAGTCAAATTGACTTTGTTCCATTTTGATCACGGACGGTCAATTCCTAGTCAGTaacttgaaataaaatttgtgaCATTTTTGTAACTCGGACAAATGTTCCCACGTTGGGTAAGTCAACCCGCTCATGTGACAGGTTGATCGTTAAATTGTGTTCCACGTGCGAAATAATTTCCCTCTGTCAAATCTACATGGAAATGCAAGCTGCCTTTCTTAGGTGGCAAACATTGTTAATGGCTTAAAGCCGAAAAAGGTTGACACTTCCTTAATCAAATCCACCTGAACACATGATGCTTGCAGGATTGAGCCAAGGTATCAACAGCTTTCAAGAGAAGATATAAAATGCACCAAAGTATCCCAGAATCATGGAATGTATTTGTGTACATCATTGTAGGGGAAAGAGTATTAGGCATCCCAAACTCTTCACCCATATCAGCTCACCATGTCCTGGTTTTGGGTCCTGGAGATGGTCTAAGTGTGTGGAACAAGTCTTCAAAGCCATTGAGGTTTGCCCTAGTTAAAGGACAGCCACTTATCAATGAACCAGTGGTTCAGTAAGGAGATTTTGTTATGAACACTCAAACTGACTCATTTTCTTGAATAAACTTTTAACATATAATTATCATCCTATAACATTGTCTTATTGGAAACCAAGGAACTCAAGAAGAAATTCTTTtaagaaacaaacaaacccatcaACTAAACAAATTTTGAATCAAATAAAACAACCATGAAAATGGCCTCAGCTTGTGTACACATTCTGGAGATGAGGAGAGAATAGAGGTCACCTGGAACAGCAAGAAGTATAGCCTTTGGATTGCTTCGATCCGTCACTGTTGACAAGGCTTACCCTGTTGAGAGATAATTCAGCTTTATAAGTATCTGAGTTCAGGACTTTTCTGCTCACATTGCTATAAATCTCTCGAATAACCATCTCGAAAGCCTTTTTGACATTTGTTGAATCTAGGGCAGAAGTCTCCATGAAGAACAACCCTTCTGCTTCTGCGAGACTCGCGCCTTCCTCGATACTCACTTCTCTGATATTCTCCAAATCTCTTTTGTTACCGACCAGCATCTGTGCCACTGTTGTATTAGAATGAGCTGCACAATTGTTTCAGCTAAGTCAACAACCACCAGTTTTCAAATCCCAGCCCACCGAATAAATGGACCTTAAAAGATTTTAGAAGAGATAACTAGACAGTTCTCTAGAAATAACATTGTGCTTATTAATGATATACATACTTGAACTCAATAACCAAGAAAAGTGGCAAGTCAAGACAAAATTTTCTATTCTAGATTTTTCCTTATGAGGACGATCAATGTCATATTAAGTATGGCATATCGGAAAGTCATTATGCAACATATATGCATTAATGTACTGAGTGATGAATCACCATTGTCTAACACTACAACCGGCACATGTTGCTTTATTCCTTTACGAGGTTCTCTACAAGAACAAAACCTGAAAGTAAAATCGTGGGTTGGATGATTTATCTAGTCCCAACTAATATTGGTCATCTTCCTACTGACCATCCACTTCATTAAACAATTAATTGCAAGGCTTATTGACATGAAAATATCCTGCAGTCCATTGGCATATTAACATTCAAAGATTGATCAACCAATTGAAGCAACCAAAAACATTTGAATGAAAAATTGTACTGAGATAGACACATGTATTCCAATATCGATAGTTCGATATGCTCTGGGAACAAAACATCCAGGTTAATAGTGAAAGTAAATCTCCAATCCAATATCTGCCTACTCACGCAGCTTGCTTAGGCATTAACCAAGTTGGACAATActgcaaattacacaaaataaatattcaaagcATATACAATATTCTGAGGAACTAAAGAGCCTGCAATAACATAGTTCGTAAGAACAGTTCCACAGCCAGGTTCCTCAACCAAAACCTCTATCAAATATCCAAACACCTCTCACACATAGAACGTCTTATCCACTCAATAGTCAATTCTCTCAACACAATTATGAGCAAGAACCCGAACATACTGATAAAACCTCACAGTTACTAAGAATAGTATCATGATAAAGAATTTATAAAACTGACAAATCTTCAAATGTCCAAACACTATTCATACATAAACTTCTCATCCACTAAACAGTCAATCTTTTCAACACCATTACGACCTTGTGTCCATAACTGGTTACTTAAAGCAAAAAAGCTAAGCTCTTAGCTATGACAAATAATCATACTAGAAATGGATAATAGTAGAGTGCACTAATAGTACATCCAATCAGATATAAATTAACTGCTCATCTTTGCAGTAAGACACAATGGGTAGGATAAACTTCATTTCAGATTAAAATATAGCAAACTATGTGCTTGCAATCATTCCAAATGGCAGGCTTTATATCATAGAATAGGCAACCAACTTAGTTCTTCAAGCACTTGTGGTGATATGGACTTGGGGACTATCCCATTGTTGCTTCAAAAGGAGAAGCTATTTTGCGGGTATTCAAGTTGAAAAGTAAATCCAAATTTCAGCTATTGAGTTGACAGTAATGACTCCATCTGTCATCACATCTCATAGTTAATGTCTTGAATCAGTATGACTGAGTTTACCACGGAACCAAGGTCGTATAGCCTCTTACTAGTATGGATGAACTACAAAGATGCAGTAATAATCACATCCATGGATTTAGAATGTTAAATTGGTAATAGCTCCACTTTACTTTTCACTGTCCATCTAATCTTCCCATTCTTGATGCAATGCCATAGATTCAGCAATTATACATGGTTCCTATTTTTGGATCTTTAATATGTTAATAGATTCAGCCATTATACATTGTTAATCTCCTACTCTTTTATCAAAATCCAAACGAATGAAACTACCCAAACCCAcccacccacacacacacacacaaaatagAATAAGAACCAAACAAAATTCACTCAATCAAACACAGCAGAATCAAAGAATTTCAAATCAAATCTACGAAAgtcacaaacaaaagaaaaaaccacCAAAATAGGGACACTCACGAATCCTTCAATTGACCACCAACACTGatccaaaaaacaagaaaagagctTACTTTTGAGCTCATCGAGCCATCGGCCGACGTTATCGAAGGTGTTGCGGCGGCTGATATCATAAACAACGAGAGCGCCAACAGCTCCTCTGTAGTAAGCAGAAGTGACGGCACGGAACCTCTCTTGGCCAGCAGTGTCCCAAATCTGAGCCTTCACCTCCTTACCATCAATTTCCATGCTCTGCGTCTGGAATTccactcctatggtggctttgGAGTGCGGATTGAACTCGTTGCGGGCGTAGCGCGAGAGCAAGTTCGATTTTCCGACGGCCGAGTCACCAATAATCACGATCTTGAAAAGGTACTCCTCCCCTCCCTCGTCGTCTGACATGGTCGGTGGGGGTGTGAGAATGGAGGTGGGAAGGATTGGTGGTGGGTGGGGTGTGCAGTGTGCTTGCTTCTCTGTGTCAAGCTGGCACAGACACTACTGCGCATGTAGTGGCTCCATCATAGATTTAAGGatcaat is a genomic window of Tripterygium wilfordii isolate XIE 37 chromosome 16, ASM1340144v1, whole genome shotgun sequence containing:
- the LOC119981193 gene encoding ras-related protein RABA5d-like — protein: MSDDEGGEEYLFKIVIIGDSAVGKSNLLSRYARNEFNPHSKATIGVEFQTQSMEIDGKEVKAQIWDTAGQERFRAVTSAYYRGAVGALVVYDISRRNTFDNVGRWLDELKTHSNTTVAQMLVGNKRDLENIREVSIEEGASLAEAEGLFFMETSALDSTNVKKAFEMVIREIYSNVSRKVLNSDTYKAELSLNRVSLVNSDGSKQSKGYTSCCSR